The Halobacteriovorax sp. DA5 genome includes the window CTACTAGCAACAATGGCAATCGCGCCATTACTATTTGTTTCATGTGGTAAGAAAGAGGAAGTAAAGCCTGAGACTGAAAATGATAAAATCTTCTATTCAGTTGGACATGTTTACGGAAAGAGATTTAAGGATTTCAAACTTACTGAAAGAGAAATGAATAACCTTGTTCAAGGTGTTCGTGACGGTATGACTAAAGATGCAACTGATATTGATACAAGACAATTTGCATTTAAATTTAGAGATATCGTAAACCAAAGAATGAGCGAAGTATCTAAAACAGAAAAAGATGCAGGTGCAAAATTCCTAGAAGAATTTGTTGCTAAAGAAGGTGCTAAGAAGACTGAATCTGGTTTAGCTTACAAGATCATTGAAGCTGGTTCTGCAAAGAAGCCAACTGAAACAGATACTGTAAAAGTTCATTACAAAGGTACTTTAAGAGATGGAACTGAGTTTGATTCTTCTTATAAGAGAAATAAGCCAATCGAATTCCCTCTTAATAGAGTTATTAAAGGTTGGACTGAAGGGATGCAACTTATTGGTGAAGGTGGAAAAATTAAGCTAGTAATTCCATCTGAGCTTGCTTATGGTGATCAAGGTGCTCCTCCATCAATTCCTGGTGGCGCAACACTTACTTTCGAAGTTGAACTAATCGAAGTTCTTCCAGCTGCAAAGAAATAATTCTTAATCGAATTAATCAAATAAAAAGTCGATAAAGTATAGGCCTTCTTAAGTTATCTTAATGAAGGCCTATTTTTTTTCACATCAAATGACATTCAATTTTCGTTATGCTTTCCTTTTACTATTGTTTCTAATTAGGGAGGAAAGATGAAAGTAATTCTACTGATTGCCTTATTGTTACAACCTGTCTCTGAAGCTTCTTTCTTTAAGCATAAAAGAGAGAAAGAATCATTCTTTGCTTATATTATTAGGATATTGATTAAGCCTTCAATTCCTCATGATGGTGAAGGTGATACTTAAAAGGCATATCCAACAGATAGGCCAAACATTGTTTGATCTGTCGATTGTTGGAAGCCATCTGCGAATTCTTCATCAGTTTGGATAGCATCAAAATTAGCTTTGAAAATAAGTGATTGAGAAGTTGAAACCTTATACTCAAGACCTAAGCTGACTGATGGAAGAAGCATTGCGCTTCCAACTCTAACTGTATCTTGGATACTCGTTTCAGAACGGCCAAAGCCTGCGCCTAGTGAAATAAAGTAGCTGAAGCGATAACTCCAACTATTATTAAATGAAATTTTTAAGGCCGCTGTCCCCATCATTCTTTTGGTTTCCTGCTCAACATTTGGATTTAGAAGTGTCAGAAGATCTAGATCGTAGCGAAATCCTATGATTGTTTGAAAAGTTTGATTAATAGGGATGGCGTAGTTAAATTGAAACGTGTCACCAGTTCTCGTTCCATCATTATTAATACTAGAACTTGTCGATTCACTTAAGCCTTGATTCTTCCCGTAGAAAAATTCAAATCGATTATCATAGCGTTGAAATTGTTTTTCTCTAAGAGACATCTCTTCTTCTGCTAGCATCTGTTTGTATTTTGCATCTCCAAGAATTTTAGGGATTTCTAACCATACTCGCTCAGGAGAGTAGTTAACTGTAACAATTTGACCTTTTTCAAAAGGCACGCGCATATTATTATCAGTCACAATCCACTGAGAGTATTCTTTCGTTATGGAGATAGCACGGGCCGTAAAAGAAATCTTCTTCGAAGAAAATAGAGAGACTTGTCCCTTTACAATATTATCAACTCGTCCTTTTCGAATAACAAAAGACATTCCATCATTAGCAATATTTTGAATAACAATTAGGTTTGTATTGAGGTCATACTTTTCGGCAAAGGACGCTGTGGCCAATGATAGAAATGTAATTGTGACTAAAAGAGTTTGCAAAAATCTTTGAACGCTATTCATATAAGTATTTTATAACCAATGACAAGTTTAAGAAATCATTGGCAAATACTCCTTATTTGCAATTGATAACCAAGTGCTTTGGTATAGTAATATTAATAGTTTAACTTTATTTATTAATCTCCGATATGAAATTAGGGATTTATGGATATGAAACTTAATAATGCATTTTACATTCTCTTCGTTGTACTTTTTGTCGCGTGTAAGCCGGTGAGTAATACCGCTCGCAATAACGTTGATTCATCAGACACTTCTGATATTACTAAAAGACATCAGATTACACTTATTGAAGTTTCTTCAAATCAATTGATTCTTAATGGGACAAACCTTTCAACAATAAGTGCTGTTAAAACAAAGAATGGCCCACAAGTTATTAATTTAAATATTTTATCAAAGTCAGCAAATATGGTGAGGTTAGGAGTACCTAATGGTTTAAAGATCGTTGGTGGCTTTATTTATGACCTTATTGTTACAGATGCCTTTGGACAAACAGTGACATCTGTAAGTTTTGATGTCCAAAATAGTTCGATTTCTACAAGTAAAATTCAAGATGGAGCAATTACGAATTCGAAATTAAGTTCTCTTGGCGCATCTAGTGCAGGACAAGTTCTACAGTATAATGGATCAGCTTGGGTTGCTGTTGATTACCTTGGTGGCTCAAACTACTTAGGTCGATTAATTCTTGATGCTGGAGGAGGAGTTACACCACCTTCTGTAGCAGGAGTTAATAATGGTGACTTCTATGTTGTTAATGATGCAGCACCAGTTGTCGGTGATCTAAATGGTGATGGAAATATTGAAACCTTCACTGCAGGGGACATCATTCGCTTTAATGAATCGACTAATAAGTGGGATCTGCAATTAAGTAATGGTAGTTATGCTGGCCCTTGGGATATTAGTGGTTCACATATTAGACGAGTAGGTTCAGGTGGAAAAGTTACAATTTCTGATGATCCTTATGAAGGCCCTTCAAAATTAACTGTAAGTGGAAATATTGCAGGCCCTACTACTGCTGAAGAAAGTATTCTACTGCATGTTGGTGGAAATGTTAGTTCTGGTTTAGGATCTAGTTGGGCAAGGGCATTATCATTTGGTTTAAGACAAGAGCATAATGCCACGATGGGAGTATACGGAAGTAACACTAATGTCGGTGGGATGAATTACTTCTTTATCGATGTTGATGGAGACGGAGATAGTTTAACTTCATCTTTTTGGAATTCTGCTGAATTCTATATCGACTCTTCAGGGAGAACATCAGTTGGTGGTATTCCTAATCCACTATATCTGTTCTACGTTTATGGTAACTCGGGAATAAATGGAAACTTTAATGTTTCATCGACTGTTACAGCTGCTGCATTTGTAGGGGACGGTTCTGGGATTACAAATATTAATGCTATCAATATGACTAATTCTGGAACGACGACAATAACGGCCGGTAGTTCTGGACCTGGTGATATTGCATTTCAATCTGAATCTTCAGATTTTGCTCTCTACGATGCAAATGGTTTTCTTTCATTTGGGCATACATCAAATCTTGGAACATTCAATGCGACTGCTCAAATTGATGTTCGTAGTGACTCTGGAGATGCGAGTGGACAATTCTATTCTTATGGTGGAAATCAGTCATCAATTAATCTTGCAAGTTCACAAGGTCTAATCACTGCACCTTCGATGACAACAACTAACGATGTTCTAGGTCTCTTAAACTTTGGTGGAGATACTGGTAGTGGAATAGTTAATACTGCAAGCATTCGCTCAACTGCGACAGAAAATTTTAGTGCGACAAATCTTGGTACTGAATTGAATTTCTATACAACTGCAAATACTTCTAATACTCAACAAGAAAATATGAGACTGACAAATAATGGAAGGCTATTAGTTGGTAGTTCTGCCGTTTCCAATACATCGGGTTACCAGATGGTTGTTGGTGGAAGTACTCAACTTGCAGGCAATCTGAATGTTACAGGTATTTCTCAGTTAAGTAGTACTGTTGTTTCCGGAACACTTTCTCATACCGGAAATTTATCAACAACAAATTTAACAGCAAGTGGGACAATTCAAGGAAATGGAATTACTTCAACAGGTGGCCTTGTAAGTACAGGCGTACTTACAAATAATGGAAATGCTGTTGTAAATGGAGCTCTACAGGTTACGGGCGCCGCTACTTTTGACAGTGATATTACTGTCACTGGTAATGTGGATTTTGGAAATATTTCTGTTAATACGATTGCAGGTGATGCAACGACAAGTTCAGCATTCTTTGGTCAAGTTACTTCAGCACAAAAGATTATTTCTCAAGGTGGAATTGATAATGTTGTTTTTAAAGGTGGAACGCTTAATAATTTTGAAGTTCTTGTAGATAATGGAACTGGTATAAAGCTTGGAAATATGAACTCAGCAGGAGCAGTTGGCTCAAGCCTTCCTGTTACAATCACTACAGCAAATACTGATCGTATTACTGTTACGGCAGCAGGGCGTGTTGGAGTTGGAACAACGACACCTTCAGAGCAATTTCATGTCGTGGGCAATCTAAGAGTTCAAGGTGCAACAGACTGTACGCTTGGAGGTGGTGCCGGTGCCACGAACTGTACATCAGATGAAAGATTAAAAGATAATGTTGTCGAAATTGAAAATGCACTTGATAAGATTAAGGCACTAAAGGGGGTTGAATTTGATTGGAATGAAAAATCACTTTCTCCTGGAATGCACTCAATCGGTGTAATCGCTCAAGATGTTCAAGCGCAATTTCCAACGGCCGTCATTGAGAATGCAGATGGATGGCTATCTGTGGATTATGCAGTCTTAGTGTCGCCACTTATTGAAGCTGTAAAAGAGCTAGATAAGAATATTTCCATGTATAAGCTTATGAGTGAAGGTGTTGAAGTTCAGTTGGCAACAAATACTCGTGAGATAGCTACACTAAAAGAAGAAAATAATAAGCTTAAAGAAGAAAATGAAGAAATGAGGCAAGCACTTTGCTCGCTTAATCAAAGTTTCAAATTTTGCAAATAGAAGAGAGCGCCTGTCAGTTATTTAAGGCGTTTTCATTCTTTAGTGCATATCTAAGTATCCATAATTACATAAATATAGAGGCGGGATCAGCTATCTTCTATAATATTGAAATAACATAAGTGTTTGTTTGTCTTTATTTAAAGTTAAGAAATATTTTGGCGATAAGTTATTGGGATACTTGGGAAAGATAATGAATCGTTTACTTTTATTTACAATATTTTTAAGTGCTTTCATCGGTTGTACACCGCAGATGAATTCTTTGAAGCAGGCAAGCTGTGATGATGGACACTATTTCGATGAGATCACAAGAAGTTGTGTTCTAGATGTATCTCCCAAAGCTCCAGTTATCACGACAACTTCAGTCTCTATGATGGAAGATGCGCTTAAGACAAGTTTTCCAATCTCTTTTACTGATCAAAATGGGGGAATCCCAACTTCATGTACGATCGTCAATAGCTCTTCAGGCCTTAATCAATCGATTACAATTGGATCAATGACTTTTGAAAGAGTTAATACTTGGCAAAATGCAATTAACTATGCTGATCTATATATTGAACTTGTGGATAATCCTTCTGTTATTGCAGGATCAGAACTTGTTTCAATTGCAACAAATACAATCACAGTACAAATTGATTCTGGATTTTCAACTTCACTTCAAATTACGAATGCTATAAATTCTAGTTCATTGATTAACCCAATTATCGTGGCCTCAATTACTGGGCCTAACACAACAGAGAGTCCAACTCCTGGAATAAAAATGTTAGGTGCTACTTGTGAATGTATTAGTGGTACTTGTTCAATGGATATTGAACCATCACGCCATATTAATGGTTCATCATATATTGATTTCTATATCAGTGATGATGATGGTGATAGTGCCGTTTCTAGATTATATGTTGATGTGACAAATGTTGATCAATCACCAAGTGTTG containing:
- a CDS encoding FKBP-type peptidyl-prolyl cis-trans isomerase, coding for MKKLLATMAIAPLLFVSCGKKEEVKPETENDKIFYSVGHVYGKRFKDFKLTEREMNNLVQGVRDGMTKDATDIDTRQFAFKFRDIVNQRMSEVSKTEKDAGAKFLEEFVAKEGAKKTESGLAYKIIEAGSAKKPTETDTVKVHYKGTLRDGTEFDSSYKRNKPIEFPLNRVIKGWTEGMQLIGEGGKIKLVIPSELAYGDQGAPPSIPGGATLTFEVELIEVLPAAKK
- a CDS encoding tail fiber domain-containing protein; amino-acid sequence: MKLNNAFYILFVVLFVACKPVSNTARNNVDSSDTSDITKRHQITLIEVSSNQLILNGTNLSTISAVKTKNGPQVINLNILSKSANMVRLGVPNGLKIVGGFIYDLIVTDAFGQTVTSVSFDVQNSSISTSKIQDGAITNSKLSSLGASSAGQVLQYNGSAWVAVDYLGGSNYLGRLILDAGGGVTPPSVAGVNNGDFYVVNDAAPVVGDLNGDGNIETFTAGDIIRFNESTNKWDLQLSNGSYAGPWDISGSHIRRVGSGGKVTISDDPYEGPSKLTVSGNIAGPTTAEESILLHVGGNVSSGLGSSWARALSFGLRQEHNATMGVYGSNTNVGGMNYFFIDVDGDGDSLTSSFWNSAEFYIDSSGRTSVGGIPNPLYLFYVYGNSGINGNFNVSSTVTAAAFVGDGSGITNINAINMTNSGTTTITAGSSGPGDIAFQSESSDFALYDANGFLSFGHTSNLGTFNATAQIDVRSDSGDASGQFYSYGGNQSSINLASSQGLITAPSMTTTNDVLGLLNFGGDTGSGIVNTASIRSTATENFSATNLGTELNFYTTANTSNTQQENMRLTNNGRLLVGSSAVSNTSGYQMVVGGSTQLAGNLNVTGISQLSSTVVSGTLSHTGNLSTTNLTASGTIQGNGITSTGGLVSTGVLTNNGNAVVNGALQVTGAATFDSDITVTGNVDFGNISVNTIAGDATTSSAFFGQVTSAQKIISQGGIDNVVFKGGTLNNFEVLVDNGTGIKLGNMNSAGAVGSSLPVTITTANTDRITVTAAGRVGVGTTTPSEQFHVVGNLRVQGATDCTLGGGAGATNCTSDERLKDNVVEIENALDKIKALKGVEFDWNEKSLSPGMHSIGVIAQDVQAQFPTAVIENADGWLSVDYAVLVSPLIEAVKELDKNISMYKLMSEGVEVQLATNTREIATLKEENNKLKEENEEMRQALCSLNQSFKFCK